From a single Glycine soja cultivar W05 chromosome 19, ASM419377v2, whole genome shotgun sequence genomic region:
- the LOC114400049 gene encoding transcription factor TGA2.3-like isoform X2: MGSRSRTVNVNTKDTNKVLNGMPSYAPPLPSSNSIAMEATNVHPSRISEFGTLEQSLGFRVEDTINLSRNPMFNQMKSNSQALGADIQFGALNKSIATSDINLSAAIAGSQALVLQKDSQPTLASTSAGRENWGETNLADASPRTDTSTDDTEDKNQRPERGESSGSKDKSDQKTLRRLAQNREAARKSRLRKKAYVQQLESSRLKLTQLEQELQRARQQGIFISSTGDQAQSMSGNGAMAFDVEYARWLEEHNRQTNELRAAINSHAGDIELRTIVDNFMTQFDDIFRLKGIAAKADVFHILSGMWKTPAERCFMWIGGFRSSELLKLLESQLEPLTEQQLMGIYNLQQSSQQAEDALSQGMDALQQSLSETLANGSPSTSGSSGNVASYMGQMAMAMGKLGTLDGFLRQADNLRQQTLQQMLRILTTRQSARALLAISDYFSRLRALSSLWLARPRE; the protein is encoded by the exons ATGGGTAGCAGAAGTAGAACGGTAAACGTTAACACTAAGGACACTAACAAGGTTCTGAACGGGATGCCAAGCTACGCTCCTCCATTGCCTTCTTCTAATTCCAT AGCCATGGAAGCAACTAATGTTCATCCTTCCCGCATTTCTGAATTTGGAACCCTGGAGCAATCTCTTGGATTTCGCGTTGAAGATACCATTAATCTTAGCAGAA ATCCGATGTTTAATCAAATGAAATCAAATAGCCAAGCTCTAGGTGCTGATATTCAATTTGGTGCTTTAAATAAG TCAATTGCAACATCAGATATAAACCTCTCTGCTGCTATTGCTGGGTCTCAAGCATTGGTATTACAAAAAGATTCACAACCAACTCTGGCTTCAACATCTGCTGGTCGTGAGAACTGGGGAGAGACCAACTTGGCTGATGCTAGCCCTAGGACTGATACTTCAACAGATGATACAGAAGACAAAAATCAAAGG CCTGAAAGGGGTGAATCCAGTGGATCAAAAGATAAATCAGATCAAAAG aCATTAAGACGGCTTGCTCAAAATCGTGAGGCTGCCAGGAAAAGCCGACTGAGGAAAAAG GCATATGTGCAACAATTAGAGAGCAGTAGGTTGAAACTGACCCAACTTGAGCAGGAGCTCCAGCGAGCACGCCAGCAG GGAATATTTATTTCAAGTACTGGAGATCAGGCACAGTCAATGAGTGGAAATG GCGCTATGGCATTTGATGTAGAGTACGCACGATGGTTAGAAGAGCATAATAGACAAACCAATGAGCTAAGGGCTGCAATAAATTCTCATGCTGGAGATATTGAACTTCGAACCATTGTTGACAATTTCATGACACAATTTGATGATATCTTCAGGCTGAAAGGTATTGCAGCAAAAGCTGATGTTTTCCACATTCTGTCAGGAATGTGGAAGACTCCAGCTGAGAGGTGTTTCATGTGGATTGGAGGCTTTCGCTCATCCGAACTACTCAAG CTTCTTGAAAGTCAGTTGGAGCCTTTAACCGAGCAACAATTGATGGGCATCTACAACTTGCAGCAGTCATCCCAGCAGGCTGAAGATGCTCTTTCCCAAGGGATGGATGCATTGCAGCAATCACTGTCTGAGACATTGGCTAATGGTTCACCCAGCACATCAGGCTCCTCGGGAAATGTGGCAAGTTACATGGGGCAAATGGCTATGGCCATGGGAAAGCTTGGTACTCTTGATGGGTTTCTTCGCCAG GCTGACAATCTGCGGCAGCAGACATTACAACAAATGCTTCGAATATTAACGACCAGGCAATCAGCTCGAGCTCTTCTCGCCATCAGTGATTATTTCTCACGGCTGCGAGCTCTGAGTTCTTTGTGGCTTGCTAGGCCAAGGGAGTGA
- the LOC114400049 gene encoding transcription factor TGA2.3-like isoform X1: protein MGSRSRTVNVNTKDTNKVLNGMPSYAPPLPSSNSIAMEATNVHPSRISEFGTLEQSLGFRVEDTINLSRNPMFNQMKSNSQALGADIQFGALNKMQSIATSDINLSAAIAGSQALVLQKDSQPTLASTSAGRENWGETNLADASPRTDTSTDDTEDKNQRPERGESSGSKDKSDQKTLRRLAQNREAARKSRLRKKAYVQQLESSRLKLTQLEQELQRARQQGIFISSTGDQAQSMSGNGAMAFDVEYARWLEEHNRQTNELRAAINSHAGDIELRTIVDNFMTQFDDIFRLKGIAAKADVFHILSGMWKTPAERCFMWIGGFRSSELLKLLESQLEPLTEQQLMGIYNLQQSSQQAEDALSQGMDALQQSLSETLANGSPSTSGSSGNVASYMGQMAMAMGKLGTLDGFLRQADNLRQQTLQQMLRILTTRQSARALLAISDYFSRLRALSSLWLARPRE from the exons ATGGGTAGCAGAAGTAGAACGGTAAACGTTAACACTAAGGACACTAACAAGGTTCTGAACGGGATGCCAAGCTACGCTCCTCCATTGCCTTCTTCTAATTCCAT AGCCATGGAAGCAACTAATGTTCATCCTTCCCGCATTTCTGAATTTGGAACCCTGGAGCAATCTCTTGGATTTCGCGTTGAAGATACCATTAATCTTAGCAGAA ATCCGATGTTTAATCAAATGAAATCAAATAGCCAAGCTCTAGGTGCTGATATTCAATTTGGTGCTTTAAATAAG ATGCAGTCAATTGCAACATCAGATATAAACCTCTCTGCTGCTATTGCTGGGTCTCAAGCATTGGTATTACAAAAAGATTCACAACCAACTCTGGCTTCAACATCTGCTGGTCGTGAGAACTGGGGAGAGACCAACTTGGCTGATGCTAGCCCTAGGACTGATACTTCAACAGATGATACAGAAGACAAAAATCAAAGG CCTGAAAGGGGTGAATCCAGTGGATCAAAAGATAAATCAGATCAAAAG aCATTAAGACGGCTTGCTCAAAATCGTGAGGCTGCCAGGAAAAGCCGACTGAGGAAAAAG GCATATGTGCAACAATTAGAGAGCAGTAGGTTGAAACTGACCCAACTTGAGCAGGAGCTCCAGCGAGCACGCCAGCAG GGAATATTTATTTCAAGTACTGGAGATCAGGCACAGTCAATGAGTGGAAATG GCGCTATGGCATTTGATGTAGAGTACGCACGATGGTTAGAAGAGCATAATAGACAAACCAATGAGCTAAGGGCTGCAATAAATTCTCATGCTGGAGATATTGAACTTCGAACCATTGTTGACAATTTCATGACACAATTTGATGATATCTTCAGGCTGAAAGGTATTGCAGCAAAAGCTGATGTTTTCCACATTCTGTCAGGAATGTGGAAGACTCCAGCTGAGAGGTGTTTCATGTGGATTGGAGGCTTTCGCTCATCCGAACTACTCAAG CTTCTTGAAAGTCAGTTGGAGCCTTTAACCGAGCAACAATTGATGGGCATCTACAACTTGCAGCAGTCATCCCAGCAGGCTGAAGATGCTCTTTCCCAAGGGATGGATGCATTGCAGCAATCACTGTCTGAGACATTGGCTAATGGTTCACCCAGCACATCAGGCTCCTCGGGAAATGTGGCAAGTTACATGGGGCAAATGGCTATGGCCATGGGAAAGCTTGGTACTCTTGATGGGTTTCTTCGCCAG GCTGACAATCTGCGGCAGCAGACATTACAACAAATGCTTCGAATATTAACGACCAGGCAATCAGCTCGAGCTCTTCTCGCCATCAGTGATTATTTCTCACGGCTGCGAGCTCTGAGTTCTTTGTGGCTTGCTAGGCCAAGGGAGTGA